A genomic segment from Streptosporangium roseum DSM 43021 encodes:
- a CDS encoding sensor domain-containing protein, which translates to MAAAGLIYLLVMLLTAATAAAFVGVPLLAAGVPGARGLGAVDRGPARALPGVEVPVPPRFRPRPGLIGRLGSALGDTSRPSRSPRSTTPPPDRLRSLERSP; encoded by the coding sequence ATGGCCGCCGCCGGCCTGATCTACCTCCTCGTCATGCTGCTGACCGCCGCCACGGCGGCCGCTTTCGTCGGAGTACCGCTGCTCGCCGCGGGCGTGCCGGGGGCACGGGGGCTGGGTGCCGTCGATCGTGGCCCGGCCCGCGCGCTGCCGGGCGTCGAGGTGCCCGTCCCACCGCGTTTCCGCCCCCGGCCGGGCCTGATCGGCCGGCTCGGATCGGCGCTCGGCGACACATCCAGGCCGTCGCGCTCACCACGCTCCACGACCCCACCGCCTGATCGACTCCGGTCCCTCGAAAGATCGCCCTGA
- a CDS encoding SDR family NAD(P)-dependent oxidoreductase, whose translation MINTRLAHQNVLVTGGAGNIGAAISRAFAAQGARVVIHYLAQDGPAPADAEWAHITPAAGEADKLADELGNGSFAVSADLSAPDAASHLVEEVVARAGSINVLVNNAAHCETPDTVDTLTQGSLERHYRVNAIAPALLTAEVARLRRGDDPLCVVNITTDAARAFPGQTGYGTSKAALEALTRSAALDLAARGIRVNAVAPGPVQTGWIGEDLIAQATAIVPMGRVGEPDDIADAVVYLASHQARWITGQVLQVAGGHAL comes from the coding sequence ATGATCAATACGCGCCTAGCCCACCAGAATGTCCTGGTCACCGGAGGAGCCGGGAACATCGGGGCGGCGATCAGCCGAGCGTTCGCCGCGCAAGGCGCGCGCGTGGTGATCCACTACCTGGCCCAGGACGGCCCCGCTCCCGCGGACGCCGAATGGGCCCACATCACCCCCGCGGCCGGCGAGGCCGACAAGCTCGCCGACGAACTCGGCAACGGTTCCTTCGCCGTCAGCGCGGACCTGTCCGCACCGGACGCCGCCTCCCACCTGGTGGAAGAGGTCGTGGCTCGCGCCGGCTCGATCAACGTCCTGGTCAACAACGCCGCGCACTGCGAAACGCCCGACACTGTCGACACCTTGACCCAGGGCTCGCTGGAACGGCACTACCGGGTCAACGCCATCGCCCCAGCGCTGCTGACCGCCGAGGTGGCCCGCCTGCGCCGCGGCGACGACCCGCTGTGCGTCGTCAACATCACCACCGACGCCGCACGGGCGTTCCCCGGCCAGACCGGCTACGGGACGTCCAAGGCCGCGCTGGAGGCGCTCACCCGATCGGCCGCGCTGGACCTGGCGGCACGGGGCATCCGGGTGAACGCCGTTGCCCCGGGTCCCGTTCAGACCGGCTGGATCGGGGAGGATCTCATCGCCCAGGCGACGGCGATCGTGCCGATGGGTAGGGTCGGAGAGCCGGACGACATCGCCGACGCGGTGGTGTACCTGGCCTCCCACCAGGCCCGCTGGATCACTGGCCAAGTCCTGCAGGTCGCCGGCGGCCACGCACTCTGA
- a CDS encoding RNA polymerase sigma factor, giving the protein MSEQDDRSRFEAVYRRTYEQILGYAVRRCSSPEDAADVVAETYVIAWRRITELPDGEAGKLWLYGVARRVLANHRRSERRRLTRHTELTDEIEHLYTAPSHRSEQPGVDEAMDMLADSDRELLALTLWEGLDPGEIATVLDCSRNAARIRLHRARKRFAKALEKARPSAARFASRPLIEKESR; this is encoded by the coding sequence GTGAGTGAACAAGACGACCGGTCCCGGTTCGAGGCGGTGTACCGGCGGACCTATGAGCAGATCCTCGGATACGCCGTACGGCGGTGTTCCTCTCCCGAGGACGCCGCCGACGTTGTGGCCGAGACCTATGTGATCGCCTGGCGGCGGATAACCGAGCTCCCCGACGGTGAGGCCGGCAAGCTATGGCTGTACGGCGTGGCCCGGCGGGTCCTGGCCAACCACCGCCGCAGCGAGCGGCGCAGGCTCACCCGGCACACCGAACTCACCGACGAGATCGAACACCTCTACACCGCCCCCTCCCACCGCAGTGAGCAGCCCGGCGTGGATGAGGCCATGGACATGCTCGCCGACAGCGATCGCGAGTTGCTGGCCCTGACTCTCTGGGAGGGGCTCGACCCCGGCGAGATCGCCACAGTGCTGGACTGCTCGCGCAACGCCGCCCGTATCCGCCTGCACCGGGCCCGCAAGCGCTTCGCCAAGGCCCTGGAGAAGGCCCGCCCATCAGCCGCTCGTTTCGCATCACGGCCGCTCATCGAGAAGGAGTCACGGTGA
- a CDS encoding peroxiredoxin family protein — translation MLETGSPAPDVVLEDTDGKTVRLSDYQGRHAVLVYFMRATSCPICARHVQDLIQRRDEFAAGNIQVLVAVPEDRQAAAAWKAKRQIPFPVLIGRRTTPHEVVGLSRKVFGSMQQSGSVLIDSQGIVRHAHGATMPTSAYDRKGITAAVQALRTGG, via the coding sequence ATGCTCGAAACCGGATCGCCCGCGCCCGACGTAGTGCTGGAAGACACCGACGGCAAGACCGTCCGCCTGTCCGACTACCAAGGCCGTCATGCCGTGCTGGTCTATTTCATGCGGGCGACGTCATGCCCGATCTGCGCCAGGCACGTCCAGGACCTCATCCAGCGCCGCGACGAGTTCGCGGCCGGCAACATCCAGGTGCTTGTCGCGGTTCCCGAGGACCGCCAAGCAGCGGCCGCGTGGAAGGCCAAGCGCCAGATCCCGTTCCCCGTGCTCATCGGCCGCCGCACCACCCCGCACGAAGTGGTCGGCCTGAGCAGAAAGGTCTTCGGCTCGATGCAGCAGTCGGGCAGCGTCCTCATCGATTCCCAGGGCATCGTCCGCCACGCCCACGGCGCCACCATGCCCACCAGCGCCTACGACAGGAAGGGAATCACCGCCGCCGTCCAGGCCCTCCGCACCGGTGGGTGA
- a CDS encoding DUF4158 domain-containing protein, with the protein MSEKMFSDEQLEQLRSFPEISADELIRYFTPTAADAAFVSPGGRGPVDRLGMLVQLCTLLGREST; encoded by the coding sequence TTGTCAGAGAAGATGTTCTCCGATGAGCAGTTGGAGCAGCTGCGCTCGTTCCCGGAGATCAGCGCAGATGAGTTGATCCGGTATTTCACGCCGACGGCGGCTGACGCGGCGTTCGTGAGTCCCGGCGGGCGGGGCCCTGTCGATCGGCTGGGCATGCTGGTCCAGCTCTGCACGCTGCTCGGCCGAGAAAGCACGTGA
- the deoC gene encoding deoxyribose-phosphate aldolase, with product MTTSLADVAASNVTLRAFLHGLPGVDRVGADQRAATLGTRSIKTTAKAEAIDLAIRMVDLTTLEGADTPGKVRAMCAKAVRPDPGDPTVPKVAAVCVYPDLVAQAVGALAGSGVKVASVATAFPSGRSSLDVKVADTAFAVAAGADEIDMVIDRGAFLAGDYMKVFEEISAIKAACGRAGGAPGDKQGAHLKVILETGELSTYDNVRRASWLAMLAGGDFIKTSTGKVQPAATLPVTLVMLEAVRDFLAMTGRKVGVKPAGGIRTTKDAIKMLVLVNETVGEGWLTPDWFRLGASTLLNDLLMQRQKMATGRYAGPDYFTLD from the coding sequence ATGACTACTTCGCTCGCCGACGTGGCCGCATCCAACGTCACGCTGCGGGCTTTCCTGCACGGCCTGCCCGGTGTCGACCGTGTGGGCGCCGACCAGCGGGCTGCGACGCTCGGCACCCGATCCATCAAGACGACGGCCAAGGCGGAGGCCATCGACCTGGCGATCCGCATGGTGGACCTGACGACCCTCGAAGGCGCCGACACGCCGGGCAAGGTCCGCGCGATGTGCGCCAAGGCGGTCCGCCCCGACCCCGGTGACCCGACGGTGCCCAAGGTGGCCGCGGTCTGCGTCTACCCCGACCTGGTGGCCCAGGCCGTCGGCGCACTCGCCGGGTCCGGCGTGAAGGTGGCCAGCGTCGCGACCGCGTTCCCCAGCGGCCGCTCGTCCCTGGACGTCAAGGTCGCCGACACCGCGTTCGCGGTGGCGGCCGGGGCCGACGAGATCGACATGGTGATCGACCGGGGCGCGTTCCTCGCGGGCGACTACATGAAGGTCTTCGAGGAGATCTCCGCGATCAAGGCCGCCTGTGGTCGTGCCGGAGGCGCGCCCGGAGACAAGCAAGGTGCGCACCTGAAGGTGATCCTGGAGACCGGCGAGCTGTCGACCTACGACAACGTACGGCGTGCCTCCTGGCTGGCCATGCTGGCCGGTGGCGACTTCATCAAGACCTCCACGGGCAAGGTGCAGCCCGCCGCGACCCTCCCCGTGACGCTGGTCATGCTGGAGGCGGTCCGTGACTTCCTCGCGATGACCGGCCGCAAGGTCGGCGTGAAGCCCGCGGGCGGCATCCGGACCACCAAGGACGCCATCAAGATGCTCGTCCTGGTCAACGAGACCGTCGGCGAGGGCTGGCTGACCCCCGACTGGTTCCGCCTCGGCGCGTCCACCCTGCTCAACGATCTGCTGATGCAGCGTCAGAAGATGGCCACCGGCCGGTACGCGGGTCCCGACTACTTCACCCTGGACTGA
- a CDS encoding aldehyde dehydrogenase family protein, protein MFEYAPAPESRDVVDIKPSYGLFIGGEFADGTGTSLKTVNPASEEVLAEVAVASADDVDRAVRAAREAFGTWSAMPGSERAKYLFRIARIIQERSRELAVLETLDNGKPIRESRDVDLPLVAAHFFYYAGWADKLQHAGYGADPRPLGVAGQVIPWNFPLLMLAWKIAPALAAGNTVVLKPAETTPLTALLFAEICRQADLPPGVVNIVTGAGETGAALVNHPGVDKVAFTGSTEVGRLIARSVAGTGKKVTLELGGKAANIVFDDAALDQAVEGIVNGIFFNQGHVCCAGSRLLVQESIAEELLDALKRRLGTLRLGDPLDKNTDIGAINSAAQLAKIRELSDLGEAEGAERWSPVCPLPDKGFWFPPTIFTGVAQSHRIAREEVFGPVLSVLTFRTPAEAVEKANNTPFGLSAGVWTEKGSRILWMADRLRAGVVWANTFNKFDPTSPFGGYKESGYGREGGRHGLEAYLDV, encoded by the coding sequence ATGTTCGAATACGCACCGGCCCCCGAATCCCGCGACGTCGTCGACATCAAGCCGTCCTACGGCCTGTTCATCGGTGGCGAGTTCGCCGACGGGACGGGCACGTCCCTCAAGACCGTCAACCCCGCGTCCGAGGAGGTCCTGGCCGAGGTGGCCGTCGCCTCCGCCGACGACGTCGACCGGGCCGTCCGGGCCGCGCGCGAGGCGTTCGGCACCTGGTCGGCGATGCCCGGCTCCGAGCGGGCGAAATACCTGTTCCGGATCGCCCGCATCATCCAGGAGCGCTCGCGCGAGCTGGCCGTGCTGGAGACGCTGGACAACGGAAAGCCGATCCGCGAGTCCCGAGACGTGGACCTGCCGCTGGTCGCCGCGCACTTCTTCTACTACGCGGGGTGGGCCGACAAGCTCCAGCACGCCGGGTACGGCGCGGACCCCCGGCCGCTCGGCGTCGCCGGCCAGGTCATCCCGTGGAACTTCCCGCTGCTCATGCTCGCCTGGAAGATCGCTCCCGCGCTGGCAGCCGGCAACACGGTCGTCCTCAAGCCGGCCGAGACCACCCCGCTGACCGCGCTGCTGTTCGCGGAGATCTGCCGGCAGGCCGACCTTCCGCCCGGCGTGGTCAACATCGTGACCGGCGCGGGCGAGACCGGCGCGGCCCTGGTCAACCACCCCGGCGTCGACAAGGTCGCCTTCACCGGTTCCACCGAGGTCGGCCGCCTGATCGCCCGCTCCGTCGCGGGGACGGGCAAGAAGGTCACCCTGGAGCTCGGCGGCAAGGCCGCCAACATCGTGTTCGACGACGCCGCGCTCGACCAGGCCGTCGAGGGCATCGTCAACGGGATCTTCTTCAACCAGGGGCACGTCTGCTGCGCGGGCTCCCGGCTGCTGGTCCAGGAGTCGATCGCGGAGGAGCTGCTCGACGCGCTGAAGCGCCGGCTCGGCACGCTCCGCCTGGGCGACCCGCTGGACAAGAACACCGACATCGGCGCGATCAACTCCGCCGCCCAGCTCGCCAAGATCCGCGAGCTGTCGGATCTGGGAGAGGCGGAGGGCGCCGAGCGCTGGTCGCCGGTGTGCCCGCTGCCGGACAAGGGCTTCTGGTTCCCGCCGACGATCTTCACCGGCGTCGCCCAGTCGCACCGGATCGCCCGCGAGGAGGTCTTCGGCCCGGTCCTGTCCGTGCTGACCTTCCGCACCCCGGCCGAGGCGGTCGAGAAGGCCAACAACACCCCGTTCGGCCTGTCGGCGGGTGTGTGGACGGAGAAGGGCTCGCGCATCCTGTGGATGGCGGACAGGCTCCGCGCCGGCGTCGTCTGGGCCAACACCTTCAACAAGTTCGACCCCACCTCCCCGTTCGGCGGCTACAAGGAGTCCGGCTACGGCAGAGAGGGCGGACGTCACGGGTTGGAGGCGTATCTCGATGTGTGA
- a CDS encoding zinc finger domain-containing protein gives MSDDDFLRVEAADCPISSCAAPAGSPCRTGKGKVAVQ, from the coding sequence GTGAGCGACGACGACTTCCTCCGAGTGGAAGCGGCCGACTGCCCGATCTCCTCCTGCGCCGCCCCGGCCGGGTCGCCGTGCCGGACCGGCAAGGGGAAGGTGGCCGTCCAGTAG
- a CDS encoding aldehyde dehydrogenase family protein — MSKAERPGGREPVRLAVRKTYKLYIGGAFPRSESGRSYVVTSSKGEFLANASKASRKDARDAVSAARKAFGGWSGATPYNRGQILYRVAEMLESRRAQFVAELTEAGTKKAGDIVDTAVDRLVWYAGWADKIAAVAGSANPVAGPYFNVSSPEPTGVVAVVAPDEPLLGLVSVIAPVIVTGNTCVVIAGERAPLPAITLAEVLATSDLPGGVVNVLTGSVKEIAPWLAAHMDVNAIDLTGVTDADLAVACEEAAAENLKRVLRPAATDWSADPGTKRLTAFLETKTVWHPTGL; from the coding sequence ATGAGTAAGGCGGAGCGGCCGGGTGGCCGCGAGCCCGTACGGCTGGCCGTGCGCAAGACCTACAAGCTGTACATCGGCGGGGCGTTCCCGCGTTCGGAGAGCGGAAGGTCCTATGTCGTGACCTCGTCCAAGGGCGAGTTCCTGGCCAACGCGTCCAAGGCCTCCCGCAAGGACGCCCGTGACGCGGTCTCCGCCGCCCGCAAGGCCTTCGGAGGCTGGTCCGGTGCCACGCCGTACAACCGGGGGCAGATCCTCTACCGCGTCGCCGAGATGCTGGAGAGCCGCCGGGCGCAGTTCGTCGCCGAGCTGACCGAGGCGGGGACGAAGAAGGCCGGGGACATCGTGGACACGGCCGTCGACCGGCTGGTCTGGTACGCCGGCTGGGCCGACAAGATCGCCGCGGTGGCCGGGTCCGCCAACCCGGTCGCCGGGCCGTACTTCAACGTCTCCTCGCCGGAGCCGACCGGCGTGGTCGCGGTGGTCGCCCCGGACGAGCCGCTGCTCGGCCTCGTCTCGGTGATCGCCCCGGTGATCGTCACGGGCAACACCTGCGTCGTGATCGCCGGCGAGCGGGCTCCGCTGCCGGCCATCACGCTGGCCGAGGTGCTGGCCACCTCCGACCTTCCCGGTGGTGTGGTCAACGTCCTCACCGGCTCGGTCAAGGAGATCGCTCCCTGGCTGGCCGCGCACATGGACGTCAACGCCATCGACCTCACCGGCGTCACCGACGCGGATCTGGCGGTCGCGTGCGAGGAGGCGGCGGCGGAGAACCTCAAGCGGGTCCTGCGCCCCGCCGCGACCGACTGGTCGGCCGACCCCGGCACCAAGCGCCTGACGGCCTTCCTGGAGACCAAGACCGTCTGGCATCCCACCGGTCTCTGA
- a CDS encoding helix-turn-helix domain-containing protein, with product MRSENGITVGMVPSPSEAAGVRGAIAANLRRARLGRGLSVRELAELTGVSKALISQVERGVANPTVEVLSRLATSLELTFGELTRIHLVGPEVIRRSESVPLAVGDTAIRTLFAAPDRRRFELAEGDIPAGTRSAKSSHGRGSVEHAYVVEGEVTVETEEWSVTLTAGDALRFASESDHVYTTGAAPCRVLTLISFSED from the coding sequence GTGCGGAGCGAGAACGGCATCACCGTCGGCATGGTCCCGTCCCCCTCCGAGGCGGCGGGCGTGCGCGGCGCGATCGCCGCCAACCTGCGCCGCGCCCGTCTGGGCCGCGGCCTCAGCGTCCGCGAGCTGGCCGAGCTGACCGGGGTGAGCAAGGCGCTGATCTCCCAGGTCGAGCGCGGCGTGGCCAACCCCACGGTGGAGGTGCTGTCGCGGCTGGCGACCTCGCTGGAGCTGACCTTCGGCGAGCTGACCCGGATACACCTGGTGGGGCCCGAGGTGATCCGCAGGAGCGAGAGCGTCCCCCTGGCGGTCGGCGACACCGCGATCCGGACCCTGTTCGCCGCTCCGGACCGGCGCCGCTTCGAGCTGGCCGAGGGCGACATCCCGGCAGGCACCCGCAGCGCCAAGAGCTCGCACGGGCGGGGATCGGTGGAGCACGCCTACGTCGTCGAGGGCGAGGTGACCGTCGAGACCGAGGAGTGGTCGGTGACCCTCACCGCGGGCGACGCCCTGCGGTTCGCCTCGGAGTCCGACCACGTCTACACCACCGGCGCCGCCCCCTGCCGGGTCCTGACGCTGATCTCCTTCTCCGAGGACTGA
- a CDS encoding DUF4158 domain-containing protein, with protein MPFEFLSDEQIARYGRFPEEPSTAELEQFFRLDRSALDALATKRRPATKLGWAVQWGTVRMLGVFLTDDPLAVPPEAVAFVAEQLDLDPAHLAD; from the coding sequence ATGCCCTTCGAATTTCTCTCTGATGAGCAGATCGCCCGCTATGGCCGCTTCCCCGAGGAGCCCTCCACCGCAGAGCTGGAGCAGTTCTTCCGGCTGGATCGCAGTGCCTTGGATGCGCTGGCCACGAAACGGCGCCCGGCCACGAAGCTCGGCTGGGCCGTGCAGTGGGGCACGGTGCGCATGCTCGGGGTATTCCTGACCGACGACCCGCTGGCCGTGCCGCCGGAGGCGGTGGCGTTCGTCGCCGAGCAGCTCGACCTGGATCCGGCGCACTTGGCCGACTAG
- a CDS encoding helix-turn-helix transcriptional regulator, producing MLGRAVSPVFVGREAELAGLTEAFEQARNNAAAAVLLGGEAGVGKTRLIGCFAERASGDGAHVLIGGCVELSAEGLAYAPFTAAIRQLVREYGAEEVAALLPDGAARDLARLLPEFGEPSGDAETDTARARLFEQILNLLERLAERRPVILVIEDIHWADRSSRDLIAFLSRNLRTAPVLMILTYRSDDLHRQHPLRPVLAELGRLEGVLRLDLPRLTHDEVAAQMAGILGTAPEFARVGKVFQRSEGIPLFVEALVECGAECSFPESLHDLIIGSVEQLPDETQRMLRIAAAGGIRVGHDLLAAVSRLSDVDLEDALRPAIASNVLQVADGRAYAFRHSLIREAVHDELLPGEHVRLHARFAEEIGRDRTLVPHGRAAIEIAHHWYSARDDLWALVSAWEAAGKAAKTFAYNEKLQLLERVLTLWGKVPDAAERIGADHTTVLEQASEAAHACGEIERGTRFVKAALEELDEETDPARVAELLVRRAQFKMSKRKPGALDDLRYAERLVPQPGPERAHVLSKLGSFLAFSGEVAEGTALTEEALEIAREHGDECLEADLLLNLALGHSIAGCLDETIAVNSTAQAIGERVGSGRIILRAMSNNVDALNNMGRSAEAIELALEGELLARKYGRFRISGTFIANNRAEALEALGRFAEAAEVAERALTMDPTLRTRHHLRRIRADVAAARGETDVIKSVLTEVDAFGGREEFTQELAANARLKMGLHMLNGEPLAALEVAEEVVSTARIMSKPMLGWRMLALLSGVCEATETFAPERAAALRAQIEETGSAMSVDSPVAEAYRFCLNRDHDAAATAWERLGRPFLRARSLLQAGRAAAGAGDREGAAVRLRTAYPIALALSTPPLITEIESLARRVGVTLTEETAPSASLLPAAPPSSLPPPLTPREQEVLRLVTQGRSNRDIAAELFISAKTVSVHVSNILGKLGVSTRGEAAAAAHRLALIG from the coding sequence ATGTTGGGTCGAGCGGTAAGCCCCGTCTTCGTAGGGCGGGAGGCGGAGCTCGCGGGCCTGACCGAGGCCTTCGAGCAGGCGCGCAACAACGCGGCCGCGGCCGTACTGCTCGGCGGCGAGGCCGGAGTCGGCAAGACCCGGCTGATCGGGTGCTTCGCCGAGCGAGCCTCGGGCGACGGAGCGCACGTGCTCATCGGCGGCTGCGTCGAACTCTCCGCGGAAGGCCTCGCCTACGCGCCCTTCACCGCGGCGATCCGCCAGCTCGTCCGCGAGTACGGCGCCGAGGAGGTCGCGGCCCTGCTGCCCGACGGCGCGGCACGTGACCTGGCCCGGCTGCTGCCCGAATTCGGCGAACCGAGCGGCGACGCGGAGACCGACACCGCCCGCGCGCGGCTCTTCGAGCAGATCCTCAACCTGCTGGAACGGCTGGCCGAACGCCGCCCGGTGATCCTGGTCATCGAGGACATCCACTGGGCCGACCGCTCCAGCCGCGACCTGATCGCCTTCCTCAGCCGGAACCTGCGCACCGCGCCGGTCCTGATGATCCTCACCTACCGGTCCGACGACCTGCACCGCCAGCACCCGCTCCGGCCGGTGCTCGCCGAGCTCGGCCGGCTGGAGGGAGTCCTCCGGCTGGACCTGCCCCGGCTCACCCATGACGAGGTGGCCGCCCAGATGGCCGGCATCCTCGGCACGGCCCCCGAGTTCGCCCGGGTCGGCAAGGTCTTCCAGCGCAGCGAGGGCATCCCGCTGTTCGTCGAGGCTCTCGTCGAGTGCGGGGCCGAATGCTCCTTCCCCGAATCCCTGCACGACCTGATCATCGGCTCCGTCGAGCAGCTCCCCGACGAGACCCAGCGGATGCTGCGCATCGCCGCCGCCGGCGGGATCCGGGTGGGCCACGACCTGCTCGCCGCGGTCAGCCGGCTGTCCGACGTGGACCTGGAGGACGCCCTCCGGCCCGCCATCGCGTCCAATGTCCTGCAGGTCGCCGACGGCCGCGCCTACGCCTTCCGGCACTCACTGATCCGCGAGGCCGTACACGACGAGCTCCTGCCCGGCGAGCACGTGCGGCTGCACGCCCGCTTCGCCGAGGAGATCGGCAGGGACCGCACGCTGGTCCCGCACGGCCGGGCCGCCATCGAGATCGCCCACCACTGGTACTCCGCCCGCGACGACCTCTGGGCCCTCGTCTCCGCCTGGGAGGCAGCGGGCAAGGCGGCCAAGACCTTCGCCTACAACGAGAAGCTGCAGCTGCTTGAGCGGGTGCTCACGCTGTGGGGCAAGGTCCCCGACGCCGCGGAGCGGATCGGCGCGGACCACACCACGGTCCTGGAGCAGGCCTCGGAGGCCGCCCACGCCTGCGGCGAGATCGAGCGGGGCACCCGGTTCGTCAAGGCCGCGCTGGAGGAGCTCGACGAGGAGACCGACCCCGCGCGGGTGGCCGAGCTGCTCGTACGGCGGGCGCAGTTCAAGATGTCCAAGCGGAAGCCCGGCGCGCTCGACGACCTCCGCTACGCCGAACGGCTCGTCCCCCAGCCGGGGCCGGAGCGCGCCCACGTGCTGTCCAAGCTGGGCTCCTTCCTGGCGTTCAGCGGCGAGGTGGCCGAGGGGACCGCGCTCACCGAGGAGGCACTGGAGATCGCCCGCGAGCACGGCGACGAGTGCCTGGAGGCCGACCTGCTGCTCAACCTCGCCCTGGGCCACTCGATCGCCGGATGCCTCGACGAGACGATCGCCGTCAACTCCACCGCCCAGGCGATCGGCGAGCGGGTCGGCTCCGGCCGCATCATCCTCCGCGCCATGAGCAACAACGTGGACGCGCTCAACAACATGGGCCGCTCGGCCGAGGCGATCGAGCTGGCCCTCGAAGGCGAGCTGCTGGCCAGGAAATACGGCCGCTTCCGCATCTCGGGGACGTTCATCGCCAACAACCGCGCGGAGGCGCTGGAGGCGCTGGGCCGGTTCGCCGAGGCGGCCGAGGTGGCCGAGCGGGCACTCACCATGGACCCGACCTTGCGTACCCGGCACCACCTGCGCCGGATCCGCGCGGACGTGGCGGCCGCGCGCGGCGAGACGGACGTGATCAAGTCCGTCCTGACGGAGGTGGACGCCTTCGGCGGCCGCGAGGAGTTCACCCAGGAACTCGCGGCCAACGCCCGGCTCAAAATGGGCCTGCACATGCTGAACGGCGAGCCGCTGGCCGCGCTGGAGGTGGCCGAGGAGGTCGTCAGCACGGCACGGATCATGAGCAAGCCCATGCTGGGCTGGCGGATGCTCGCCCTGCTGTCGGGGGTCTGCGAGGCCACCGAGACGTTCGCACCCGAGCGGGCGGCGGCGCTGCGCGCCCAGATCGAGGAGACGGGGTCCGCGATGAGCGTGGACAGCCCCGTGGCCGAGGCCTACCGGTTCTGCCTCAACCGCGACCACGACGCCGCGGCCACCGCCTGGGAGCGGCTGGGGCGCCCCTTCCTGCGCGCCAGGTCGCTGCTCCAGGCGGGACGGGCGGCGGCCGGCGCGGGTGACCGCGAGGGCGCCGCCGTACGGCTGCGCACGGCCTACCCGATCGCCCTCGCGCTGTCGACCCCGCCCCTGATCACCGAGATCGAGTCCCTGGCCCGCAGGGTCGGGGTGACGTTGACGGAGGAGACGGCTCCGAGCGCGTCGCTCCTGCCGGCCGCGCCGCCCTCCTCGCTGCCCCCGCCGCTGACCCCGCGCGAGCAGGAGGTGCTCCGGCTGGTCACCCAGGGGCGGTCGAACCGCGACATCGCCGCCGAACTGTTCATCTCGGCCAAGACGGTGAGCGTCCACGTCTCCAACATCCTGGGCAAACTCGGCGTCTCCACCCGGGGCGAGGCCGCCGCGGCCGCCCACCGCCTCGCCCTGATCGGCTGA
- a CDS encoding RNA polymerase sigma factor — MDVADPGWASTQLIEAAQAGDRESITAVVHGAHSHVRRFAEHLCASPQDAEDAAQEALIILYRKIGSLRATGALASWMFRIVRNECLRRARLLSDRYDEAGTGLATSAEDEVIRRLEAELVAQAIRELPDVQRRVLIMRDVLGYPGRRVAETLGLSNAAMKSQLHRARGRVRLSLDGKTGAPGGPPDRGATSA; from the coding sequence ATGGACGTGGCTGACCCCGGCTGGGCAAGCACGCAGCTCATCGAGGCCGCACAGGCTGGTGATCGCGAGTCGATCACCGCGGTGGTCCACGGTGCCCATTCTCACGTGCGACGCTTCGCGGAGCATCTTTGCGCGTCCCCGCAGGATGCCGAGGACGCCGCGCAGGAAGCGCTGATCATCCTCTATCGGAAGATCGGCTCACTGCGCGCCACCGGAGCGCTGGCATCGTGGATGTTCCGAATCGTCCGGAACGAATGTCTGCGCCGTGCCCGGCTGCTTTCCGACCGCTACGACGAGGCCGGTACCGGCCTGGCTACGTCGGCCGAGGACGAGGTCATCCGGCGTCTGGAAGCCGAGCTCGTCGCACAGGCGATCAGGGAGCTGCCGGACGTTCAGCGCAGAGTACTGATCATGCGGGATGTGCTGGGCTATCCGGGGCGGAGGGTCGCAGAGACGCTCGGCCTGAGCAACGCCGCGATGAAGTCCCAGCTGCACCGGGCCCGTGGCAGGGTCCGGCTCAGCCTGGACGGCAAGACCGGCGCCCCCGGCGGCCCGCCCGACCGCGGAGCCACCAGCGCCTGA